The Flavobacterium sp. 1 genome contains the following window.
TGCTTTAAAACAAGAATCCATTTCTAATTTATATGATAGTCTGGAAACTTTAGATGAAAATTATGCAGGCATAAACCCAGATGATGATGTTGATGATTTACTCTTTATTTCTAAGTATTTGAATAAGCAGATTGAAACTAAAAAAGCCATCGAAGATAGTCTGTCCAGAACAGTAGAATTACTAAAAACATTATTTGAGAATCTTCAATCCGGTATTTTGGTAGAGGATGAAAATCAAAACATCTTATTTTCAAATCAACTTTTTTGGGATCAAAAGAAAAAATCGGTGACTCCCGAAGAAACAGAGGGAATCAATTTTTCGGTACTATTTGAAGAAAATAAATTCTTATACAAAAACCCTGAAGCCTTTGTTTTAAGAGTTAAAGAACTTTTGAAAAATAAAAAAATCGTTACTAGAGAGTTAATAGAAACTATTGACAATCAATACTTAGAGCGCGATTTTATTCCAATTTTTATAGACAAAGCACACAAAGGCCAATTATGGAAATATACAGATGTTACTGATCAAATACTAAATCAGAAACTTCTTGAACAAAGCGAAGAACGAAGCAGACGAATTATGAATGCTTCTCTAAATGCTATAATCACAATAGATAACATAGGTAAAATTACATTTTGGAACCAACAGGCAGAGACTATTTTTGGATGGAAAAAAGAAGAAATATTGGGCAAAATATTTACAAATTACATTGTCCCACCCTATAATAAAGAAAATTATGATAATGGTATCAAGCAATATCTGGCCAATGGCGAAGATACTTTTTTAAACAAACAGATAGAACTGGATGCGATTAATAAAGAAGGAATTATATTCCCCACTGAAGTCTCTATTATTCCAATTACTCAAAATGGAGAAACTTTTTTTTGTTCCTTTATTCAAGATATTTCCAAAAGAAAAAAAGCTGAATCCAACTTAAAATTTCAAGAAGAAAAGTATCGAAACATTATTGCAAATATGAATTTAGGTTTAATAGAAGTAGATAACAATGAGATTATACAATTTGTCAATCAGAGTTTTGCAACCATGTCTGGGTATGAAGTGAGTGAACTTTTGGGTAAAAACCCAACAGACGTTTTTATTTTTGGAGAAAATAAAGAAAAAATATCCTCGAAAATTACTTTACGCGAACAAGGCATATCTGATTTATATCAAGTTCCCATTAAAAACAAAAGAGGAGAACTAAAATGGTGGACAATAAGCGGCGGACCCAATTATGATGACAATGGAAACCTTATTGGTTCAGTGGGAATCCACTTGGATGTAACGGAACAAAAGCAATTAGAAATTGATCTTGAAGCCGAAAAAATAAAAGCTCAGGAAGCATCCAAAGCCAAAGAAACGTTTCTAGCTAATATGAGTCATGAAATACGTACGCCTCTTAATGCTATTATTGGTTTTTTACGGGAATTAGAAAAGCAGGAACTTACAGACCTTCAGAAAAAGTATATCGAAAACAGCTCTATTGCATCCAAACATTTGCTTTCTATAATCAATAACATATTAGATATTTCTAAAATTGAAGCTGGCGAAATGGTACTTGAAAAAGAAGATTTCATTTTAAAAAATTCCATTAAAAATGTAATCCAGATTCTCAAACCAAAAGCTCTAGAGAAAGGGCTAAAACTCAATTTTAAATTATCTGATCAAGTAAATAAGGTATTGAAGGGAGATACCTTACGATTGGAACAAATACTTTACAACCTGATCGGGAATGCTTTAAAATTTACTTCAAAAGGCAAAATATCTGTTGGATGCGACGTCATTAAAGATAATAACACCTTTCAGGAATTATGCCTATCCATCTCCGACACAGGAATAGGGATGGACGATAGTTTTATCAAAAATATTTTTAGGAAATTTTCGCAAGAAGATAAAACCATTACTAGAAAATTTGGAGGAACGGGTTTAGGTATGGCCATAACCTATGAACTTATCCAATTGATGGATGCCAAAATAGCTATTGAAAGCAAAAAAAATGAAGGAACTACTATTCGCATTTATATCAACTTTATAAAAGGAAATCCTGAAAACATCTCTAATTTAAAACAGCAGGAAAAAAAGATAGACCTTAACGGGCTTTCCATTTTATTAGTTGAAGACAATGAAATGAATCGAATGGTAGCACAAAATACGCTTCAATATTATGATTGCACCGTCACAGAGGCTGAGAATGGAATGGAAGCAATTAATATATTAAAAAATCAAAATTTTGATATTATATTGATGGATCTTCAAATGCCTGAAATGGATGGTTATGAAACTACCAAAATCATTAGAAGCGATTTTAAACTAACGACTCCTATTATTGCACTTACTGCAAATGCTTTTAAAGCAGAAATTGAAAAATGCAAAAATGCAGGAATGAATGATTATGTTACAAAACCTTTTGATGAAACTATTCTTTTAAATACCATTGCAAAATATACTGTACATAAACAAATTGTAACTCTTAATGAAAATGAATCTTTGAGTAATGAAAAACTGTACAATCTTAACTCTTTAAATAATTTAAGCAGAGGGAATTCGGAATTTGTAATGAAAATGGTTCGTCTATTTATAAAACAAACAGTAAGCGAAATCGAAAATATCACAAACGCATTGGCAGTTGATGATTTTCCCGAAGTGAGCAGATTAATTCATAAAATAAAACCAAGCGTAGAAAGTTTAGGTATTACATCCATCCTGGATGAGATCAAATTACTTGAAAAAATAGCTAAAGAAACTACTGATAAAGAACAAATTATCTCCCTTTTTTCAATTATAAAACCTGCATTACTGCAAGTTATTACCCTCCTTCGGGAAAATGAACTAGACAAATAACCTTTATTTTTTCATCATTATTGGAATTATTTTCCAAAATTTGGAAAAAAGAGCATAACCCAAAAACCCTAACACCCTTGTTTTAATGGCGTTAGGGTTTTTGGCTTGATATTGGCATAGCTGTTATCAAAACAGCACTATACCATGGAAAATTCAGGTCAATTCAAATTCTTTATCGTAGACGACGATATATTTTGTGCCAATATGTACGAGCAATACTTATTAAACTTAAACTATACTGATATTACTTGTTATAATAATGGAAATGATTGCTTAAACAATCTTGATCAAAAACCAGATATTATTTTCTTAGATCATAATATGGAGGACATTACTGGTTTTGAAGTATTAAAAAAAATAAAAAGGCAAAATCCTAATATCTATGTTGTCATGATTTCGGGTCAGGAAAACATCGCAACAGTCATTGATGCTTTAAAATATGGTGCTTTTGATTATATCATAAAGGATAGTATTGTTAGTGAAAGAATGAATTTGATTATCACTAAAATCATTAAAGTAAAAGAAGATCTTAAAAAATCTAATCCTATTATCATAAGGCGATTTTTGTTCTTTTTCTAGAATTATTTTCAAATATCATATCTGTTTATGGAATATATAACTCAAGTTTTTTGAATATGTGCTTTCTTTTGTTTTCTGCTTTTTTCATTTCTTATTAAACAGTTTTGGACTTTACAGGGTTATTACAGGTCTTATTATTAATCAAATCATTATGATTTTGTTTTGGCAAAATCAATTGAAAAAAAAATCAATTTCAATCATGGAAATAATACACATAGTACTCGGAAAAGCCAATCTTGAAAGAATGAATGGCGTGAATAAAGTAGTGCATCAATTGACCTCCAAACAAACTGAATTTGGAGAAAAAGTATCAGTGTGGGGAATTACAGATGATTTACTAAATAATTATTGTGACCGCAATTATGAAACCGAATTATTTTTAAAAAAAAATAACCCTTTTGCTATATCCAAATTCTTGAAAGAGTCTATTTTGAGCAAAAAAAACAAAGCTATTTTTCATTTTCATGGCGGATGGATACCTGTTTTCTATACCCTCTCAAAATTATTGCATCAAAACAACATTCCGTTTGTTTACACTCCGCATGGCGCTTACAACGCTGTTTCTATGCAAAAAAGTTCCTTGAAAAAGAAAATATATTTTTCATTGTTTGAGAAAAAACTACTTGAAAATTCGACTAAAATTCACTGTATTGGACAAAGCGAAATAATAGGCCTAAAAAAAATATTCAAAAACAAGAAATCTATTTTACTGCCTTATGGGTATGAGAATAATACCGCCATCTCAATCGAAAAATCAAATAATCCTGAAATCATTTTTGGCTTTATCGGACGGTTGGATATTCATACCAAAGGTTTAGACACTTTATTAGAAGCATTTCAAAATTTTCAAAAAAAAGTTCCAAACTCAAAACTTTGGATTATAGGAGATAGCTCAGAAAAAGTGATTTTGGAACAACAATTAAAAGACAAAAGCTTTGCAAAAAACGTTATTTTATTTGGAAGAAAATTTGGAGAAGAAAAAAACGAACTACTCAAAAAGATAGATGTCTTTGTTCAACCTTCCCGTAATGAAGAATTACCTCTTTCGGTAATTGAAGCCGCAAGTTTTGGTAAACCTTGCATTGTAACTGATGCCACAAATATTAGCCAATTAATTACTAAAAGCCAAGCAGGAAAAACGATTTATGCCCAAAGCGGTAATTTGCTTGAAAAGGCAATGTTTGAATTATTCTCTTGCTGGAAAACTCCAAACGCGTTTATTGAAATGCAGTACAATGCTGTCAAAGTGATATGTGAAAATTACAATTGGAAACAATTAATATCCCGATTTAACATCGAACTATATCATTAAAAAATCCTTTGGTTAGGCAATCAGGTGTCTTTATCTGCTTTGAGTAAAAATGGCATTCAACTTGAAAATAATGTAAGTATTGGGGAATTTGCCTATCTGGAAAGCGATAAATGTTTCCATAAGACACTAGGGAGTAACTAAAAAAGGCGTTAAAATTAGTAAAAATTGCTGGATAGGAAGCAAAGTAACCGTTCTAGATGATGTACAAATAGGAGACGGAAGCATCATTGCTGCTGGGAGCGTGGTAAACAAATCATTTTCTGGAAACAGCATAATTCGTGGTATTCCCGCCAAACTTTTAAAAAACAGAAATCATGAGTAACAAAACTATTGTAGCCACTTGCTATGCTGTAAATCCATACAAAGGTTCTGAAGACGGAATGGGATGGAATTTTGTTTACCAAATTGCCCGATTCAATAAAGTGTATGCCATTACAAGAGAAAACAATCAAGAATCCATTGAGAAATACATGAGTCAAAACCCAGATTCTGTTTACAGCAATATTACGTTCCTTTATTTTGATTTACCGTATTGGATGCGTTTCTGGAAAAAAGGAGGTCATGGTGATATGCTTTATTATTATATGTGGCAAATAGGAATTGTACGTTTCATCAAAAACAAGAACATTCAATTTGATATTGCTCACAATGTAAACTTTCATAATGATTGGACTCCAAGCTTTTTATATAAATTAGGAAAACCAATGGTTTGGGGGCCGGTGGGTCATCATCCTATTATTCCTGAACAATATTTGAAATTCGCTTCTGTTGCATCTAAATTTAAAAACAGTTTAGCTTGGCTAGTGAAAAAATTCCTTTGGAAATGGTCTCCCAGCTTAAATAAAACCATTAAAAAGGCCAATCATATTTGGTGCATGAATAAAGGTGTTCCAAGTGTTTTAAAATTAAAAAATGAAAATTTTTCTATTTTTCCATCAGTAGCTTCGGAAGATTTTTATATCGATGCTATTCCAAAAAAGGAAAACTTCCATATTATAAGTGTTGGTCGTTTTGTGACCTTAAAGGGATTTGACTTAGCACTACACTCCTTTTCTGCATTTATTAATTCGCTTACAATATCCGAAAGAAAAATATGCAAGCTCACTCTCGTGGGATCTGGACCTGAAAAAAAATTATATAAAAAAATTATAATCCAAAACAACATTCAAGCCTATGTAGAAATTATTGAATGGATTGACCGATCTGAATTAATGAAATTATATGAAAAATCGGCAGTTTTTCTATTCCCATCCCATGAAGGAGCTGGAATGGCTGTCGCCGAAGCATTGTCTTTTGGATTACCAATCATTTGTCTAGAAAATGAAGGATCTGGACAATACATTGACAGCAGCTGCGGATTTGCAATTCCTGAATCAGATTATCTTGAGACCGTCATGGATTTAAAAAAAGCAATTCAAAAATTATATTCGAATCAAGATCTATTACATCAAATGAGTACCAATGCCCGAAAAAAATATAAAAAACGATTTACTTGGAATAGTCGAGGGGAACATTTAAAAACCATTTATAATCAATTATAGTCATGAGAATCATAGCCATCCATTTATTGAACGATTATAGCGGAAGCCCAAAAGTATTGATGCAATTACTAAAAGGCTGGTCAAAAAAAAATATAGAGACACATCTGTATACTTGTAGCGGGAGAGAAGGATTTTTACCTAATGTTGATCAAGTAAAAAACCATTTCTATTGGTATCGTTTTGCAAAAAAACCTTATTTAAGACTTTTGTTTTTAATAACGAGCCAATTTTTACTAGCTGTACAATTACTAATAAAATTACAAAAAAAAGACATTGTCTATATTAACACTATTTTCCCTTTTGGTGCTGCAATTGCGGGTAAAATAAGAGGCTGCAAAGTTATGTATCACATTCATGAAACTACAATGAAATCAAAAATTTTAAAACTATTCCTTTTTAGAATTGTAAAAATAACGGCTTCGGAAGTGGTTTATGTTTCACATTTTTCAGCAAATCAAGAACCTTTGAATGTGAAAAAAAATGTAATCTATAATATCCTTGAAAGTAGCTTTATAAAACAGTCCCGTTTGAATTTTAATACCAAAAAACAATCCAAAATAGTGTTAATGATTTGTTCATTAAAAGCCTGCAAAGGAATAAATGAATTTCTAAAATTAGCGCAGATAAATCCAATATTTACTTTTAAATTAGTTGTAAATGCCTCCCAAAATGAAATTAATGCTTATTTCGAAAAAGAAAATATCCCGAGTAATTTAATCATATATCCTACTCAAAAAGATACCCATCCCTTTTATAAAGAAGCGAGTGTGGTTCTTAATCTGTCCGATACGAATTTATGGGTGGAAACTTTTGGACTAACCATTCTTGAAGTAATGGTGTATGGATTACCTACGATTGTTCCTCCTATAGGTGGTGGTGTTATCGAACTCGTTGAAGAAGGCAAAAATGGATACCTAATAGACTGTAAGAATATAGCTCTCATTTCAGAAGAACTAAATACGCAGTTGTTAAATTCTACTTTATATTCTCAAGTGAATGAAAGTACATTAGCTTACCGCAAGTACTTTTGTGAAGACTATTTTGAAAATGAGTCAATCCGAATTCTTTCCAATTAATTCATTTTTATTCCAAAATATGGAAATTATACAAGCATGCCAATTAAACAAACTCCCAATTTTATTGGGTTTACAAAAAACAGCATGATTATTGGAATATAGATATCAAATGAAACTAATATCAATTATAACTGGTTTTTTTATTTTTTAGTTTTTATTGATGGTTAAAAAACTCCAAGAATATAAAATGACTTTAAAAAATCAGAACAGAGATAATTCCAAAAACAAATCCTAAATGTTAAGATCCGCCGAAGGCTTTACCACCCTTCGGCTTCTTTTTTGAATTTTCTTGGTCAAACTAATAAACTACTTCGGGGCAGAGCTACCGATATATTAATTGGGAAATATAATTTTAGTTTTATGAAAAACTAGGTTTCCAAACTTTCCTTTACCTAAACAGATCCAGTCACCATTGCCTGAGTCATTATTGGCAACAATATTTATTGCCTTTGTATCTTTCGCGTCAATGAAAAATCATCAAATATTTTATAGTCCTCTTTCTTATTTTGTTTTTCTTTGTTCGAATTTTAGCTTCCCTATAATAATTAAAAAAAAAAGATTTGATGGATGAAATAAAAAAACACTTTGAAAAACAGGTTTCAATTTCAGACAGGGACTGGCAATTATTTTCTTCCAAACTAGTCAGAAGGGAATTCTTAAAAAAAGATTTTATAATTAAAGCCGGAGAAAAAGAAAATTACCTTTCCTACATAGAAAAAGGCATTGTACGTTTTAGCATTCCAACAGCATTGGATGAGCTGACTTTTGGATTCGCATTTGCTGAAAATTTTGTGAGTGCCTATGATTTTTTCCTAACACAAAAACCTTCCAACTATAACCTGCAAACCATAACAGACACAATATTATGGAGCATCAGTTTTGAAGACCTCCAGCATATTTATGCAGAAACCACTGTTGGCAACACTATTGGCAGGCTGGCGAGCGAGTCTTTGTTTCTGAAAAAATCAAAAAGGGAATTATCTTTGTTAACGGAATCGGCAGGAGAACGCTATTTGAATTTGTTTACTGAACAGCCTCACTTACTAAAGCTCATACCGCTCAAATATATTGCCTCCTATATTGGCATTACGCCTCAGGCACTCAGCAGGATCAGGAAGCGAATTTCTTAACCTAAGTTCATTGTTTTGTATTGTTCAGAGTACCAACTTTGTACTGTAAAATCAACATTTATGAAACCATTATTTGTATTACTCAGCTCTTTTGTCTTATCTATCTTTGTGACAAGGATTCTAAACCATAGCTATGACCTGCGGTTATCGGCACGAATTGCCATGTTCTTGATGCTGCTCTTTACTGCCGTGGGGCATTTTATTTATGTAAAAGGCATGGCGATGATGATACCCGATATACTTCGCGCAAAAACAGAATTGGTATACCTCACAGGCATACTTGAAATCCTTTTGGGAATTGGGCTTCTAATTCCTGACATCAGCATTTACTCCGGATGGATTTTAATTGTTTTTTTGGTGCTCATACTGCCGGCTAATATCAATGCCGCTCTAAAAAACATTGACTACCAAACGGGCACTCATGAAGGAAGCGGCATCTATTATCTTTTGTTTCGAATTCCACTGCAGGCTCTTTTTATTATCTGGACATATTTGAGCTGCATTAAAATATAAAAGCATGTTTCTTTGCAACGCTTTTCAGGCAAAACAATAAAAATGTATCTACCGCTGCATGAGATTACATCTAAGACCAGGCACAGCATAAAACCCTCCGCAATTCTCTGAAAGAAAGTCGAATTGCGGAGCGCCAGGTCTATTACTTTGGATATTGCTTGAAATATGTGATTGATTGCTAAAAAATGTTTTCCAAATGAATTATGTCACCGATTAGTTTAATGTTCAAAAATTGATTCCAGAAGCTTTACAGAAAAAAAGACAATTTTAAAAAAGAGCCACCATGATTTTGACATAAATATCAGTGTTCTGATACACTCCTGTAAAATTTTGAGCTCCAGATCCATAAGCAAAAACAGGAACTGGAACAGCTGTATGGTCATTTGTACTAAAACTTCCATGAACATATCCTTTTGTTATACTGCCATCTATTAATGATAATCCGCCTGTTTCGTGATCAGCTGTTACAATTAATAGCGTTTCAGGATTTTTATCTACAAATTCCATTGCTTGTCCAACCAATTTGTCAAAATCAAGCATTTCGCGAACCACATATTCTAAATTATTTTTATGCCCGCCATAATCAATTTGTGCACCTTCGGCCATAATAAAAAATGGATTTTTTGTTTGAGAAAAAACATTCGTTGCTTTAACTAAAGATTTGGTTAAAAAATCTCCCCTTCCCTCTTTTATAGAAACGACAGCCGAATCATCTAAAACTATAATTTTATTGTTTTTAATGGTATCCAAACTACTGAATTTCTCCGAAAAGGAATACCCTTTTTCAATCAGCAATTTAGTTAAGTCTTTTCCGTCTTTCCTAGCCTTAAATTCTTTTAGTCCGCCACCTATAAGAATATCCGATGGATTGCTTAAAAAATCATAGGCTATTGGCTCACCGTAACTTCTTTCAGACTGATGTGCGTAAAAAGCGGCGGGAGTTGCATCGGTTATATTACCCGAAGAGATAATGGCTGTTTTAAAATTTTTCTTTGCTAACTGCTGTGTAATTAATTCTAAGGGTTTTCCGTTTTCATCCACACTAATAAATCTGTTATTGGTTTTATTTCCCGTTGCCATCGCTGTTGCTCCAGCAGCCGAATCGGTAATATAACTATCCAATGCTCTAGTAATTGAAAATCCTTGAGTTGGAATATTAAAGAGGCTTAATTGTCCTTTGTTGGCTGTGTAACCAGCATAAATTTGAGCTAATCCCATTCCGTCTCCAATAAGAAGAATCACATTTTTTGGTTTCTTCTTAACGAAAGCTACCACGTTTTTAGGTATATATGCTGTATGGAATTCTGTATTTTGATAAAATGCTGTTTTAATATTATTGATAAATTGTACCAGTGCCACAACATTATCCGTACCAATAAAATCAACTTTTAAATTCATCAAAGTCATCCATGTATTGACATTGTCCTGCGTGTCCCAGAATCTAATTTTTTTGTGCTGATCGTGTACTTTTTTAATTGCCGCTTGAATCTTTTGTAAATCGGCTTGTGTCAAAGTACCTTTACCATTCCATACGACAAGTTTTTTTAAATCCTCACTGATCATTTCAACGCGGGACAATTCTTCGGGCGAATAATTTTCATTAAGCCTTCCGTCAAAATAGATAAATTCCGGATATGTGGCCCAATCCTGTGGCAAAGGTCTGTTTCCTGAAATAACAATTTTTACATTTTTGCTGGAAATTATTTCCGGAAATGTTTGTAACTGCTGCACAATTTCTTTTAGGGCAGCATCGGCATCAGATTTAATGTCTATCATCAAAATTAAAGGCTTATTATCAGGATATACTTTGCCTGTCAGACTTTTTAATTTATATGAAAGCGTCTCAAGATATAATTTTTTTAGCGTATTGTGCGGCACAATCTCTTTTGGAGTATGAGCGACAAACAGCTCATTATTAATTAAAAAAACATCCGCTTCGATGACGCCAGCCTCATTAGAATATGCTCCATAAAAAGGCAGTGAGGATGCATAATCATTATGCGAATGAATATTAGAAGAATTGTATTCCTGTGCTTCTGCAAACAGGAAAAATTGGAGGCAGAAAAGGGTTATTATTTTTTTCATCGAAAATAGAAATTTATTCATTTGCAAAGCCGTAGGTAACTTTGGATAGAATTTTATTTATTGCAATTGTAGTATATAATTTGTCTTTTATCTCTTTTTACAGCTGCAGACTTGAAATAAGCCTGCAGCGTAAAAAACTAAAAAAACAACATGAAACAAACGATTACCAGCATTTTTCATTAACTTGACTTCGGCTGGCATTTTTTTATATATTATTAGTAAAAAATTTGAAGGCTGATTAGTATCTATTTAAAGAAAACTAATAGCCCTCAAATTAAATATATAATCACCTGAATTAATATCCTTGGTTTTGTATTAGATATCCAGGAGTATTAGACGCACCATCAATTGCTACCTGAGGAATTGGGAATAATCTTTTATTTACATCGGTATCCGCTTTTTCAGTCCATTTATCTTCAAAATGTCCAAAACGAATTTGGTTGGTTCTTCTTAAACCTTCCCAATAAAATTCAAAACCGTATTCTCTGTACAAAATATCTAAATTGACAGCCGGAAGAGCCGCTGGAATTGGAGCGCGTGCAGTTCTTGAGGTTCTTACTTTATTCATATCGGCTAATGCCCCTGCATTATCTCCTTTTCTTAATTTAGCT
Protein-coding sequences here:
- a CDS encoding glycosyltransferase family 4 protein, with protein sequence MEIIHIVLGKANLERMNGVNKVVHQLTSKQTEFGEKVSVWGITDDLLNNYCDRNYETELFLKKNNPFAISKFLKESILSKKNKAIFHFHGGWIPVFYTLSKLLHQNNIPFVYTPHGAYNAVSMQKSSLKKKIYFSLFEKKLLENSTKIHCIGQSEIIGLKKIFKNKKSILLPYGYENNTAISIEKSNNPEIIFGFIGRLDIHTKGLDTLLEAFQNFQKKVPNSKLWIIGDSSEKVILEQQLKDKSFAKNVILFGRKFGEEKNELLKKIDVFVQPSRNEELPLSVIEAASFGKPCIVTDATNISQLITKSQAGKTIYAQSGNLLEKAMFELFSCWKTPNAFIEMQYNAVKVICENYNWKQLISRFNIELYH
- a CDS encoding Crp/Fnr family transcriptional regulator, which translates into the protein MDEIKKHFEKQVSISDRDWQLFSSKLVRREFLKKDFIIKAGEKENYLSYIEKGIVRFSIPTALDELTFGFAFAENFVSAYDFFLTQKPSNYNLQTITDTILWSISFEDLQHIYAETTVGNTIGRLASESLFLKKSKRELSLLTESAGERYLNLFTEQPHLLKLIPLKYIASYIGITPQALSRIRKRIS
- a CDS encoding glycosyltransferase family 4 protein, which gives rise to MSNKTIVATCYAVNPYKGSEDGMGWNFVYQIARFNKVYAITRENNQESIEKYMSQNPDSVYSNITFLYFDLPYWMRFWKKGGHGDMLYYYMWQIGIVRFIKNKNIQFDIAHNVNFHNDWTPSFLYKLGKPMVWGPVGHHPIIPEQYLKFASVASKFKNSLAWLVKKFLWKWSPSLNKTIKKANHIWCMNKGVPSVLKLKNENFSIFPSVASEDFYIDAIPKKENFHIISVGRFVTLKGFDLALHSFSAFINSLTISERKICKLTLVGSGPEKKLYKKIIIQNNIQAYVEIIEWIDRSELMKLYEKSAVFLFPSHEGAGMAVAEALSFGLPIICLENEGSGQYIDSSCGFAIPESDYLETVMDLKKAIQKLYSNQDLLHQMSTNARKKYKKRFTWNSRGEHLKTIYNQL
- a CDS encoding alkaline phosphatase, with the translated sequence MKKIITLFCLQFFLFAEAQEYNSSNIHSHNDYASSLPFYGAYSNEAGVIEADVFLINNELFVAHTPKEIVPHNTLKKLYLETLSYKLKSLTGKVYPDNKPLILMIDIKSDADAALKEIVQQLQTFPEIISSKNVKIVISGNRPLPQDWATYPEFIYFDGRLNENYSPEELSRVEMISEDLKKLVVWNGKGTLTQADLQKIQAAIKKVHDQHKKIRFWDTQDNVNTWMTLMNLKVDFIGTDNVVALVQFINNIKTAFYQNTEFHTAYIPKNVVAFVKKKPKNVILLIGDGMGLAQIYAGYTANKGQLSLFNIPTQGFSITRALDSYITDSAAGATAMATGNKTNNRFISVDENGKPLELITQQLAKKNFKTAIISSGNITDATPAAFYAHQSERSYGEPIAYDFLSNPSDILIGGGLKEFKARKDGKDLTKLLIEKGYSFSEKFSSLDTIKNNKIIVLDDSAVVSIKEGRGDFLTKSLVKATNVFSQTKNPFFIMAEGAQIDYGGHKNNLEYVVREMLDFDKLVGQAMEFVDKNPETLLIVTADHETGGLSLIDGSITKGYVHGSFSTNDHTAVPVPVFAYGSGAQNFTGVYQNTDIYVKIMVALF
- a CDS encoding glycosyltransferase family 4 protein codes for the protein MRIIAIHLLNDYSGSPKVLMQLLKGWSKKNIETHLYTCSGREGFLPNVDQVKNHFYWYRFAKKPYLRLLFLITSQFLLAVQLLIKLQKKDIVYINTIFPFGAAIAGKIRGCKVMYHIHETTMKSKILKLFLFRIVKITASEVVYVSHFSANQEPLNVKKNVIYNILESSFIKQSRLNFNTKKQSKIVLMICSLKACKGINEFLKLAQINPIFTFKLVVNASQNEINAYFEKENIPSNLIIYPTQKDTHPFYKEASVVLNLSDTNLWVETFGLTILEVMVYGLPTIVPPIGGGVIELVEEGKNGYLIDCKNIALISEELNTQLLNSTLYSQVNESTLAYRKYFCEDYFENESIRILSN
- a CDS encoding PAS domain-containing hybrid sensor histidine kinase/response regulator is translated as MDYHKHLQKQIKRHLPLELADDPSIQSFIQSINDSYLAFERDKELMDHSFQESEKEYNEINLNLKKEYALKQESISNLYDSLETLDENYAGINPDDDVDDLLFISKYLNKQIETKKAIEDSLSRTVELLKTLFENLQSGILVEDENQNILFSNQLFWDQKKKSVTPEETEGINFSVLFEENKFLYKNPEAFVLRVKELLKNKKIVTRELIETIDNQYLERDFIPIFIDKAHKGQLWKYTDVTDQILNQKLLEQSEERSRRIMNASLNAIITIDNIGKITFWNQQAETIFGWKKEEILGKIFTNYIVPPYNKENYDNGIKQYLANGEDTFLNKQIELDAINKEGIIFPTEVSIIPITQNGETFFCSFIQDISKRKKAESNLKFQEEKYRNIIANMNLGLIEVDNNEIIQFVNQSFATMSGYEVSELLGKNPTDVFIFGENKEKISSKITLREQGISDLYQVPIKNKRGELKWWTISGGPNYDDNGNLIGSVGIHLDVTEQKQLEIDLEAEKIKAQEASKAKETFLANMSHEIRTPLNAIIGFLRELEKQELTDLQKKYIENSSIASKHLLSIINNILDISKIEAGEMVLEKEDFILKNSIKNVIQILKPKALEKGLKLNFKLSDQVNKVLKGDTLRLEQILYNLIGNALKFTSKGKISVGCDVIKDNNTFQELCLSISDTGIGMDDSFIKNIFRKFSQEDKTITRKFGGTGLGMAITYELIQLMDAKIAIESKKNEGTTIRIYINFIKGNPENISNLKQQEKKIDLNGLSILLVEDNEMNRMVAQNTLQYYDCTVTEAENGMEAINILKNQNFDIILMDLQMPEMDGYETTKIIRSDFKLTTPIIALTANAFKAEIEKCKNAGMNDYVTKPFDETILLNTIAKYTVHKQIVTLNENESLSNEKLYNLNSLNNLSRGNSEFVMKMVRLFIKQTVSEIENITNALAVDDFPEVSRLIHKIKPSVESLGITSILDEIKLLEKIAKETTDKEQIISLFSIIKPALLQVITLLRENELDK
- a CDS encoding response regulator is translated as MENSGQFKFFIVDDDIFCANMYEQYLLNLNYTDITCYNNGNDCLNNLDQKPDIIFLDHNMEDITGFEVLKKIKRQNPNIYVVMISGQENIATVIDALKYGAFDYIIKDSIVSERMNLIITKIIKVKEDLKKSNPIIIRRFLFFF